One segment of Thermosulfurimonas sp. F29 DNA contains the following:
- a CDS encoding ABC transporter permease, which produces MLRRLAAELKLNRGTYLMTLFILASSVAVLLFFAFLYYNIYIFSQKTARSLALTVYLKPDLNPAEEKRILRRLKALPGVREVRLVPREEVLRELKKIFRENPEILEELDLSRLPPFFEVIFENPLRDLERARGSFPEIERLPGVLKIRYAESWLGRIYHLAKLIKRLTILSGALLLASLAFLMGITIHYGLEKQKEEIEILSLLGATPGYISRPKVAVGFLVGFGAALMALGILAGLKTYLDQMLLGLWPFVDFRWKDIPLKYLILGAGGVGLFSALVSWFSVRRYFS; this is translated from the coding sequence ATGCTTAGACGGCTTGCGGCGGAGCTGAAACTTAATCGCGGCACCTACCTGATGACCCTCTTTATCCTGGCCTCCTCGGTGGCGGTGCTCCTCTTTTTCGCCTTTCTTTACTACAATATCTACATTTTTTCGCAGAAGACCGCCCGGAGTCTCGCCCTCACGGTTTATCTGAAGCCGGATCTCAATCCCGCGGAGGAAAAGCGAATTCTTCGGCGTCTCAAAGCACTTCCCGGTGTGCGGGAGGTTCGTCTCGTCCCGCGGGAGGAGGTGCTGAGGGAGCTAAAGAAGATCTTCCGGGAAAATCCCGAGATCCTGGAGGAACTGGATCTGTCCCGCTTGCCCCCCTTCTTTGAGGTGATCTTCGAGAATCCCCTTCGCGACCTTGAGCGCGCGCGCGGTAGCTTCCCGGAAATCGAACGCCTTCCCGGGGTCCTGAAGATACGCTATGCGGAAAGCTGGCTGGGGAGAATCTATCACCTGGCTAAGCTGATAAAGAGGCTCACCATTCTGAGCGGAGCCCTGCTCCTGGCCTCTCTGGCCTTTCTCATGGGGATTACCATCCATTACGGTCTTGAGAAACAGAAGGAGGAAATCGAGATCCTTTCCCTTCTCGGGGCCACCCCGGGCTACATCTCCCGGCCCAAGGTGGCGGTGGGGTTCCTGGTGGGGTTCGGTGCGGCTCTTATGGCCCTGGGAATTCTAGCCGGATTGAAGACCTATCTGGATCAGATGCTTCTGGGGCTCTGGCCGTTTGTGGATTTTCGCTGGAAGGACATTCCCCTCAAGTATTTAATTCTGGGAGCAGGAGGCGTGGGATTATTTTCCGCTCTGGTTTCGTGGTTTTCGGTGCGGCGCTACTTCTCCTGA
- the ftsE gene encoding cell division ATP-binding protein FtsE, with the protein MKTFEKYILRLEGVSKFYSPYIRALENITLEIKRGEFVFITGSSGAGKTTLLNLIFGLDTPSAGRIFYQGEEYGRLSRGRLARLRRKMGFVFQDFRLLPEKTVYENIYLGLEVLGVSPAEARHRIEAILRRLGLLGKRDLKVKALSGGEKQRVAIARAVVREPELILADEPTGNLDPQRSREILEILEELNAEGITVIVATHDESLYRDRHRRILVLKNGRLVGEYA; encoded by the coding sequence ATGAAAACCTTCGAAAAGTATATTCTTCGGCTGGAAGGGGTTTCCAAGTTTTACAGTCCCTATATCAGGGCGCTGGAAAATATTACTCTCGAGATCAAGCGGGGAGAATTCGTATTTATCACCGGATCCAGCGGGGCGGGGAAGACCACCCTTCTGAACCTCATCTTCGGTCTGGACACACCCTCCGCGGGCAGGATCTTTTATCAGGGGGAAGAATACGGACGCCTCTCCCGGGGGCGTCTGGCCAGGCTCCGACGCAAAATGGGTTTCGTGTTTCAGGATTTTCGGCTCCTTCCGGAAAAGACCGTCTACGAGAACATTTACCTCGGGCTTGAGGTTCTGGGGGTGTCCCCGGCGGAGGCCCGACATAGAATAGAGGCCATTCTCAGGCGTCTGGGACTTTTGGGGAAACGCGATCTTAAGGTGAAGGCCCTCTCCGGGGGCGAAAAACAGCGGGTGGCCATAGCCCGGGCGGTGGTGCGGGAGCCGGAGCTCATCCTGGCCGACGAGCCTACCGGAAATCTTGATCCCCAGCGCAGCCGGGAGATCCTGGAGATCCTGGAGGAGCTCAATGCCGAGGGGATCACCGTGATCGTGGCCACGCACGACGAGTCCCTTTACCGGGATCGTCATCGCCGGATTCTGGTCCTTAAAAACGGGAGGCTCGTGGGGGAATATGCTTAG
- a CDS encoding type IV pilus twitching motility protein PilT: protein MAKIDAFLKLMVDTGASDLHLSTGNPPILRIHGDLQRVKYKPLENEELKAMLYEITPEEKIKQFEETGDVDFGFELPGLARFRVNFFQQHRGVAAVFRLIPSQIRTVEELGLPQILNKLALLPKGLILVTGPTGSGKSTTLAAMVDYANRMRKDHILTIEDPIEFVHQPKNCLVNQREVGVHTRSFAAALRAALREDPDIILVGEMRDLETISLALEAALTGHLVMSTLHTISAAQTVDRIIEIFPHEQQPQIRSSLAESLRAVISQTMFKRIDRPGRVVAFEILIATPAVRNLIREGKTYQIPSIIQTGRKYGMISLDDSIMDYLQKGIISPEEALNKALDKSRFMPFVKKAELADFTEIPG, encoded by the coding sequence ATGGCCAAGATAGACGCCTTTCTGAAACTCATGGTGGACACCGGGGCCTCGGACCTGCACCTTTCCACCGGAAACCCCCCTATCCTGCGCATCCACGGGGATCTTCAGCGGGTCAAGTACAAGCCCCTGGAAAACGAAGAACTCAAGGCCATGCTCTACGAGATCACCCCGGAGGAAAAGATCAAGCAATTCGAGGAGACCGGGGATGTGGACTTCGGCTTCGAGCTACCGGGGCTGGCCCGTTTCAGGGTCAACTTCTTCCAGCAGCACCGGGGAGTGGCCGCGGTCTTCCGGCTGATTCCCAGTCAGATCCGCACGGTGGAGGAACTGGGGCTTCCCCAGATCCTGAACAAGCTGGCCCTCCTTCCCAAGGGGCTCATCCTGGTCACCGGGCCCACGGGGTCCGGAAAGTCCACCACCCTTGCGGCCATGGTGGATTACGCCAACCGCATGCGCAAGGACCACATCCTCACCATCGAGGATCCCATCGAGTTCGTGCATCAACCCAAAAACTGCCTGGTCAACCAGCGGGAGGTAGGGGTCCACACCCGATCTTTTGCTGCGGCCCTGCGGGCGGCCCTGCGCGAGGACCCGGACATCATCCTGGTGGGTGAGATGCGCGATCTGGAGACCATCTCCCTGGCGCTGGAGGCCGCCCTCACCGGACATCTGGTCATGTCCACGCTGCACACCATCTCCGCAGCCCAGACCGTGGATCGAATCATCGAGATCTTTCCCCACGAGCAGCAACCGCAGATCCGCTCCTCGCTGGCCGAATCCCTGCGCGCGGTGATCTCCCAGACCATGTTCAAGAGGATAGACCGTCCGGGAAGGGTGGTGGCCTTCGAAATCCTGATCGCCACCCCGGCGGTGCGCAACCTCATTCGAGAGGGCAAGACCTATCAGATTCCCTCCATCATTCAGACCGGACGCAAGTACGGCATGATCTCGCTGGACGACTCCATCATGGACTACCTTCAGAAGGGCATCATCAGCCCGGAGGAGGCCCTGAACAAGGCCTTGGACAAGTCGAGATTCATGCCCTTCGTGAAAAAGGCCGAACTGGCTGACTTTACGGAGATACCGGGATGA
- a CDS encoding type IV pilus twitching motility protein PilT, which translates to MIRDIDISELIGALARSHERVSDLLFVAGRPFLVAADGRLHEVRLPDWPIEKLTPLQTETIAFNLMRKNPRLFRDLVETGSADLSYRLPDGTRFRVNIYSRQGTYNIVMRKLPARVPSIADLGLPQAFYRIAQEKNGIVLVTGATGQGKTTSLAAILNEINEREAVHIVTLEDPVEYVHTPKKATFSQRELGTDFDSFAHGLRAALRQAPQVILVGEIRDRETMEIALAAAETGHLVLSTMHTIGAANTINRILGFFTIEEEHQVRGRLADAIRWIVGQRLLPRVGGGRVAIFDILYNNIRAREIILRGEEEGRTFYDVMRQGSPYHMQTFDQHIIELFKQGLITEETALAYCVRRDIVGREIDIVKASRGEKTSDLDVEKLRLEIDEGDWRWKK; encoded by the coding sequence ATGATTCGGGACATCGACATAAGCGAGCTCATAGGGGCCCTGGCCCGGTCCCACGAACGGGTAAGTGACCTTCTTTTCGTGGCCGGTCGGCCCTTTCTGGTGGCGGCCGACGGGCGTCTCCACGAGGTCCGCCTTCCCGACTGGCCCATAGAGAAGCTCACCCCCCTTCAGACCGAAACCATCGCCTTCAACCTCATGCGCAAGAATCCCCGGCTCTTCCGGGATCTGGTGGAGACGGGCTCGGCCGATCTCTCCTACCGTCTGCCCGACGGCACCCGTTTCCGGGTCAACATCTACTCCCGGCAGGGCACCTACAACATCGTCATGCGAAAGCTGCCGGCCCGGGTGCCCTCCATAGCGGATCTGGGGCTCCCCCAGGCCTTCTACCGCATCGCCCAGGAAAAAAACGGGATCGTCCTGGTCACCGGAGCCACCGGCCAGGGCAAGACCACCTCGCTTGCGGCCATTCTCAACGAGATAAACGAGCGGGAGGCGGTGCACATCGTCACCCTGGAGGATCCGGTGGAGTATGTCCACACCCCCAAGAAGGCCACCTTCAGTCAGAGGGAGCTGGGCACGGACTTCGACAGTTTTGCCCACGGCCTCAGGGCGGCCCTGCGTCAGGCTCCCCAGGTGATCCTGGTGGGGGAGATCCGGGATAGGGAAACCATGGAAATAGCCCTGGCCGCCGCCGAAACCGGACACCTGGTGCTGTCCACCATGCACACCATCGGGGCGGCCAACACCATAAATCGCATCCTGGGGTTCTTCACCATCGAGGAGGAGCATCAGGTACGGGGGCGTCTGGCCGACGCCATTCGATGGATCGTGGGCCAGAGGCTCCTTCCCAGGGTGGGCGGAGGCCGGGTGGCCATCTTCGACATCCTCTACAACAACATCCGCGCCCGGGAAATCATCCTCCGCGGCGAGGAAGAGGGGCGCACCTTCTACGATGTCATGCGTCAGGGTAGCCCCTACCACATGCAGACCTTCGATCAGCACATAATCGAGCTCTTCAAGCAGGGCTTGATCACCGAGGAAACGGCCCTAGCTTATTGCGTGAGAAGGGACATCGTGGGGCGCGAGATCGACATCGTCAAGGCCTCCCGCGGGGAAAAGACCTCGGATCTCGATGTGGAAAAACTGCGTCTGGAAATAGACGAGGGGGACTGGCGGTGGAAAAAATAG
- the galU gene encoding UTP--glucose-1-phosphate uridylyltransferase GalU, translating into MIRKAVLPVAGLGTRMLPATKAVPKEMLCLINKPVIQYIVEEAVASGIRDLIFVVSRGKEAILDHFDFSPELEAELEERGKKALLDEVRRVSGLVENLSAVRQKKALGLGHAILVAAPLVGDEPFAVLLGDDIVEAEEPCLRQLIRAAEELRAPVIGVERLPREEVHRYGVIDGEPLREGLYRINDVVEKPRPEEAPSELAIIGRYVFFPEIFTYLEKIPPGAGGEIQLTDALAAMIRDGKEVYALELKGVRYDTGNPEGFVKATVALALKDPELGPKIRKFLSDLL; encoded by the coding sequence ATGATTCGCAAAGCCGTACTTCCGGTAGCCGGCCTGGGGACCAGGATGCTTCCGGCCACCAAGGCCGTGCCCAAGGAAATGCTGTGTCTGATCAACAAACCCGTCATCCAGTACATAGTGGAGGAGGCCGTGGCTTCCGGGATCCGCGACCTCATCTTCGTGGTTTCCCGGGGCAAGGAGGCCATACTCGACCACTTCGATTTTTCCCCGGAACTCGAGGCCGAGCTCGAGGAGAGGGGGAAGAAGGCCCTTCTCGATGAGGTGCGCCGGGTAAGCGGGCTCGTGGAAAATCTTTCCGCCGTGCGCCAGAAAAAGGCCCTAGGCCTCGGACACGCCATTCTGGTGGCCGCTCCCCTGGTGGGGGACGAACCCTTTGCGGTCCTTCTGGGAGACGACATCGTGGAGGCCGAGGAACCCTGCCTCAGGCAGCTCATCCGGGCTGCGGAGGAGCTCAGGGCCCCGGTCATCGGGGTGGAGCGTCTTCCCCGGGAGGAGGTTCACCGTTACGGGGTAATAGACGGCGAACCGCTGAGGGAGGGCCTTTATCGAATAAACGATGTGGTGGAAAAGCCCCGGCCGGAGGAGGCCCCCTCGGAACTGGCCATCATAGGCCGCTATGTATTCTTTCCCGAAATATTTACCTATCTGGAAAAGATTCCCCCCGGGGCCGGCGGAGAGATACAGCTCACCGACGCTCTCGCGGCCATGATCCGGGACGGTAAGGAGGTCTATGCCCTAGAGTTGAAGGGTGTCCGTTACGACACCGGGAACCCCGAGGGCTTCGTAAAAGCCACCGTCGCCCTGGCCCTGAAGGATCCCGAACTGGGGCCCAAAATCCGGAAATTTCTTTCGGACCTCCTCTGA
- the priA gene encoding primosomal protein N', whose amino-acid sequence MPLYSVVVPLPLKNLLLYESSEELPRGIRVIVPVKKRRTVGLIFEKNEGPPPPETEIRKVEEVLDPEPLFPGELLEFLRWCWNYYRCPPGEVVRQAFPPGLFREIRPRVRLSLKGRRALESGEVPESLRYFLRPRSRRAIPRRGFSRAEVERWLAAGILEEVDDLSGLEPPLETWVEKNFVEPENDLERFLADRGRWPLRFLRERFGVEEVKVLLRRGRGRKVRLPRLRRGPVFESLEPPVPNEEQKRALDEIRGVLGRGFQPFLLHGVTGSGKTLVYLEAAARTLELGRSVLVLVPEIALTPYVETHFVARFGERVAVLHSGLSPRARSAEWFRVARGEARVVVGARSAVFAPLKDLGLIVVDEEHEGAYKQSEGLRYQARDLALLRGKLAGAVVILGSATPSVKSYFLARSGRYRLLTLTERPGGRNLPKIEVVPLKRPGEILTPPLLAAMRETLSRGHQVLLFLNRRGYAPVAFCRDCGEALGCPNCTLTLTYHRSRGGLLCHHCGHEAPAFPVCPRCGGTEFRLVGAGTERVEETLAKHFPGIGVARLDRDTITSEKKLYELLKGLRRGEIRILVGTQMVAQGHDLPGVALVGILWAEGGLHLPDFRAAERTFQLLVQVAGRAGRGSVPGRVILQTRLPEHYVIRAALAQDYEKFYRQEIVARKRLGFPPFARLVLLVFSAVRAERAEEAARRCAEHLRNGAEAEVLGPVPAPLYRLAGRYRWQVLLRSAKNSVLERALEVLYRQEKNLLPPGVRLTLDRDPEELL is encoded by the coding sequence GTGCCCCTTTATAGTGTCGTCGTTCCCCTTCCCCTGAAAAACCTTCTCCTTTACGAATCCTCCGAGGAACTTCCCCGGGGAATTCGGGTCATCGTTCCGGTAAAAAAAAGGCGCACGGTGGGGCTAATTTTTGAAAAAAACGAGGGACCTCCTCCGCCGGAAACCGAGATCCGGAAGGTAGAAGAGGTTCTGGATCCGGAGCCTCTTTTCCCCGGAGAGCTTCTGGAGTTTTTGAGGTGGTGCTGGAATTATTACCGGTGTCCGCCCGGGGAGGTGGTGCGTCAGGCCTTCCCTCCCGGACTTTTCCGGGAAATCCGGCCCCGGGTGCGCCTGAGCCTCAAAGGGCGCCGGGCGCTTGAGAGCGGGGAAGTCCCCGAATCCCTGAGGTACTTTCTTCGCCCCCGAAGCCGCAGAGCCATACCGAGAAGGGGATTTTCCCGGGCGGAAGTGGAGCGCTGGCTCGCCGCGGGGATCCTGGAGGAGGTGGACGACCTTTCGGGACTCGAGCCACCCCTGGAGACCTGGGTGGAAAAAAATTTCGTCGAACCCGAAAACGACCTCGAGCGATTTCTCGCGGACAGAGGTCGATGGCCCCTCCGTTTTCTGCGGGAAAGGTTCGGTGTCGAGGAGGTGAAAGTCCTCCTTCGCCGCGGAAGGGGGCGAAAGGTAAGGCTCCCCCGCCTGAGACGGGGCCCGGTCTTTGAAAGCCTCGAACCCCCGGTTCCCAACGAGGAACAGAAAAGGGCCCTCGATGAGATTCGGGGAGTCCTGGGCCGGGGCTTTCAGCCCTTTCTTCTCCACGGCGTTACGGGAAGCGGTAAGACCCTGGTGTATCTCGAGGCCGCGGCCAGGACGCTTGAACTGGGCCGAAGCGTCCTGGTTCTGGTTCCGGAGATCGCCCTCACCCCCTATGTGGAGACCCACTTCGTGGCCCGTTTCGGGGAAAGGGTAGCGGTGCTCCACAGCGGTCTTTCTCCCCGGGCCCGGTCGGCGGAGTGGTTCCGGGTGGCCCGGGGAGAGGCCCGGGTAGTGGTGGGGGCCCGATCCGCGGTGTTTGCCCCGCTGAAAGACCTCGGTCTCATCGTGGTGGACGAGGAGCACGAGGGGGCCTACAAGCAGTCCGAGGGGCTGCGCTATCAGGCCCGGGATCTGGCCCTGCTGCGGGGCAAGCTTGCCGGAGCGGTGGTGATCCTGGGATCGGCCACCCCCAGCGTGAAAAGCTACTTCCTGGCCCGAAGCGGACGCTATCGGCTCCTTACCCTCACGGAGCGACCGGGGGGAAGAAACCTTCCGAAGATAGAGGTGGTCCCTCTCAAACGCCCCGGGGAGATCCTCACTCCCCCGCTGCTTGCGGCTATGCGGGAAACGCTATCCCGGGGGCACCAGGTCCTCCTCTTTCTGAACCGAAGGGGATACGCCCCCGTGGCCTTCTGCCGCGACTGCGGAGAGGCCCTGGGATGTCCCAACTGCACCCTCACGCTGACCTATCACCGTTCCAGAGGGGGTCTCCTCTGTCATCACTGCGGCCACGAGGCCCCGGCCTTCCCGGTCTGTCCACGCTGCGGGGGCACGGAATTTCGTCTCGTGGGGGCCGGAACTGAGAGGGTGGAGGAAACCCTGGCCAAGCACTTTCCCGGGATCGGGGTGGCCCGGCTCGACCGGGACACGATAACCTCCGAAAAAAAACTTTATGAGCTTTTGAAAGGCCTCCGCCGGGGAGAGATCCGGATCCTGGTGGGCACCCAGATGGTGGCCCAGGGGCACGATCTTCCGGGGGTGGCGTTGGTGGGGATACTCTGGGCCGAAGGGGGGCTTCACCTTCCGGACTTTCGAGCCGCCGAGCGCACCTTCCAGCTCCTGGTGCAGGTGGCCGGACGGGCCGGAAGGGGATCCGTCCCGGGAAGGGTGATTCTCCAGACCCGGCTTCCGGAGCACTATGTCATCCGGGCCGCCCTGGCCCAGGATTACGAAAAGTTCTACCGGCAGGAGATCGTGGCCAGGAAACGCCTCGGTTTCCCCCCTTTTGCGAGACTGGTCCTTCTGGTCTTTTCCGCGGTAAGGGCCGAGCGGGCCGAGGAGGCCGCCCGGCGATGTGCCGAACACCTGAGGAATGGAGCGGAAGCGGAGGTCCTGGGCCCGGTTCCGGCTCCCCTTTACCGGCTGGCCGGACGCTATCGCTGGCAGGTCCTCCTGCGCTCGGCGAAAAATTCGGTGCTGGAGCGAGCCCTGGAGGTTTTATACCGGCAGGAAAAAAACCTGCTTCCTCCCGGAGTCCGATTGACCCTTGATAGAGATCCCGAGGAACTGTTATAA
- a CDS encoding AAA family ATPase, producing the protein MTARFAPQRINWADRERNSLINFDLKPEELEAYLDEYLIGQREAKGILATKICTHFHRVKYFLERGERFDEVGFVKNNIIIIGPTGVGKTFMIKLIARRIGVPFVKGDATKFSETGYVGGDVEDLIRDLVQEADGNVERARFGIVYLDEVDKIASSGNIVGPDVSRTGVQRALLKPLEETEVELRTPHDPISQMEAVEYYRRTGRRRRNTINTRYILFIASGAFGGLEEIVRKRLHKQKLGFLAELEGREDVGLNYLKFVVPEDLIAYGFESEFVGRFPVIAVFDPLTREDLFHILANPNSVIVVSKKRDFRAYGIDLAFTDEALQHLAELAARENTGARALTRVLERTLIPFEKALPSMSLSFLGVTREVVEDPEGVLREMRENPERPLWREWYEAALRDEEKRLRSFLKERKRSFFEKYRFPLTPARLDLVLELHRREDLEPQQALEELLMLWRQIRSFEKSFERRSGLRVSFSEEAKDLILKEVLRRDEGVYAFCDRILSVLEYGLKLVGDRTGKRTFELPREAVRSPEAFLNRLVSTSYHLD; encoded by the coding sequence ATGACTGCTCGTTTTGCGCCCCAGAGGATAAACTGGGCCGACAGGGAGAGGAACTCCCTGATCAACTTCGACCTCAAGCCCGAGGAGCTTGAGGCCTATCTGGACGAGTATCTCATCGGCCAGAGGGAGGCCAAGGGCATACTGGCCACCAAGATCTGCACCCACTTTCACCGGGTCAAGTACTTTCTGGAACGGGGCGAGCGTTTCGACGAGGTGGGGTTCGTCAAGAACAACATCATCATCATCGGCCCCACCGGCGTGGGAAAAACCTTTATGATCAAGCTCATTGCCCGGCGCATTGGGGTACCCTTCGTAAAGGGCGACGCCACCAAGTTCAGCGAAACCGGCTATGTGGGCGGCGATGTGGAGGATCTGATCCGGGATCTGGTCCAGGAGGCCGACGGCAATGTGGAGCGGGCCCGCTTCGGCATAGTGTATCTGGACGAGGTGGACAAGATCGCCTCGAGCGGAAACATCGTGGGGCCGGATGTCTCGCGCACCGGAGTGCAGAGGGCGCTGCTCAAGCCCCTGGAGGAGACCGAGGTAGAACTCCGCACCCCTCACGATCCCATCAGTCAGATGGAAGCCGTGGAATACTACCGGCGGACCGGACGCCGGCGTCGCAACACCATAAACACCCGTTACATCCTCTTCATAGCCAGCGGGGCCTTCGGCGGGCTCGAGGAGATCGTCCGCAAGAGGCTCCACAAGCAGAAACTGGGGTTCCTCGCCGAACTCGAGGGGCGCGAGGATGTGGGGCTCAACTACCTCAAGTTCGTGGTACCTGAGGACCTCATCGCCTACGGGTTCGAGTCCGAATTCGTGGGGCGGTTTCCGGTCATCGCCGTGTTCGACCCCCTCACCCGGGAGGACCTCTTCCACATCCTGGCCAATCCCAACAGCGTCATCGTGGTGAGCAAGAAGCGGGACTTCCGGGCCTACGGTATCGATCTGGCCTTCACCGACGAGGCCCTGCAACACCTGGCCGAACTCGCGGCCCGGGAGAACACCGGGGCCCGGGCCCTAACCCGGGTGCTGGAACGCACCCTCATTCCCTTTGAAAAGGCCCTGCCCTCCATGAGTCTTTCCTTTCTGGGGGTAACGCGCGAGGTGGTGGAGGACCCCGAGGGGGTGTTGAGGGAGATGCGGGAAAACCCGGAACGCCCCCTGTGGCGGGAATGGTACGAGGCGGCCCTGCGGGACGAAGAAAAGCGTCTGCGTTCCTTCCTCAAGGAGCGCAAGCGTTCCTTCTTCGAAAAGTATCGCTTTCCGTTGACCCCGGCCCGGCTGGATCTGGTATTGGAACTTCATCGGCGGGAGGATCTAGAACCCCAGCAGGCCCTGGAGGAGCTTCTGATGCTCTGGCGGCAGATCCGGAGCTTTGAGAAGAGTTTCGAACGGCGCAGCGGATTGCGCGTGTCTTTTTCGGAGGAGGCCAAGGATCTAATCCTGAAGGAGGTGCTCCGCAGGGACGAGGGCGTTTACGCCTTTTGCGATCGAATCCTCAGCGTCCTGGAATACGGCCTTAAACTGGTGGGAGACCGCACCGGAAAACGCACCTTTGAACTTCCCCGGGAGGCGGTCCGTTCTCCGGAGGCCTTTCTCAATCGTCTGGTAAGCACCTCCTACCATCTGGACTAG
- a CDS encoding response regulator produces the protein MPRTPTIYLSLSESVASKVEEAIKDLKCRLVHVPDGESLIELSRRQPPDLIIIEKEIPKLDGYAVVLLLKNDPETAEVPVVGICKCLTDAEAEKARDAGCDDYVCYPFDRESFRNLIKRHLAR, from the coding sequence ATGCCCAGGACTCCCACGATCTATCTCAGTCTCTCGGAAAGCGTGGCCTCAAAGGTGGAGGAGGCCATAAAGGATCTGAAGTGCCGCCTGGTGCATGTGCCCGACGGAGAGAGCCTCATCGAACTCTCCCGCAGACAGCCGCCGGACCTTATAATAATAGAAAAGGAGATCCCCAAACTGGACGGTTACGCCGTGGTGCTGCTGCTCAAAAACGACCCTGAGACCGCGGAGGTCCCGGTGGTGGGTATCTGCAAGTGTCTAACGGATGCCGAGGCCGAAAAGGCCCGGGACGCTGGCTGTGACGATTATGTGTGTTATCCTTTTGATCGGGAAAGTTTCCGCAATTTGATAAAAAGACATCTGGCGAGGTAA